One window of the Leishmania infantum JPCM5 genome chromosome 28 genome contains the following:
- a CDS encoding putative NADH dehydrogenase subunit NB6M → MLSSTVRRLVRDPVPTDTKAFYTWFSGQAYRQERVIPGGYPAVRVYPVYGKRWFTGRTVIAIVAGISIFGAWVRPERERYNMEMMIEFAERQAAHLPYQTAEVNLRCFITGYKRYRYEKENLIDKGYVGLTSEFRKFFYHNDVWRPPLHDVLMHPYVKYGGPMGSYNWSVGYF, encoded by the coding sequence ATGTTGAGCAGTACAGTTCGCCGGTTGGTGCGTGACCCCGTTCCGACGGACACAAAGGCGTTTTACACGTGGTTTAGCGGTCAGGCCTACCGTCAGGAGCGCGTGATTCCTGGCGGGTACCCGGCTGTTCGTGTGTACCCAGTGTATGGTAAGCGCTGGTTCACGGGCCGCACCGTGATTGCCATCGTCGCTGGCATCTCCATCTTTGGCGCGTGGGTGCGCCCAGAGCGTGAGCGCTACAACATGGAGATGATGATTGAGTTTGCGGAACGCCAAGCCGCACATCTCCCATACCAGACCGCCGAGGTGAACCTGCGCTGCTTCATTACAGGCTACAAGCGCTACCGCTACGAGAAGGAGAACCTCATCGACAAGGGCTACGTTGGTCTCACGTCGGAGTTCCGCAAGTTCTTTTACCACAACGACGTCTggcgcccgccgctgcacgacGTCCTCATGCACCCTTACGTGAAGTACGGCGGCCCGATGGGTAGCTACAACTGGTCTGTCGGCTACTTCTaa